ggccggggccggggcgcgggGCAGGCCCGGGCGGGCCCTCACGGCGCCGCCGTCTCTGTCTCAGTTCACCACCAGGGTGGTGTCGTGCCGGGCGGCCGAGCTGCGGCCCGAGGGCGGCGGGGAGCCGGTGCACGGGTTCCAGGTGGTGCTGGAGGACACCATCCTCTTCCCCGAGGGCGGCGGGCAGGTacgggccgggcggggcgggggccgggccgggccgggaccGGCGGCGCTGATGTCCCGTGTCCGCAGCCGGACGATCGCGGCCTCATCGGGGACGTGCCGGTGCTGCGCGTGACACGGCGGGGCCCCGAGGCCGTGCATTTCGTGCCGGCCGCGCTGGAACCGGGCGCTGAAGTGCTGCTGTCGCTGGACTGGGAGCGCCGCTTCGACCACATGCAGCAGCATTCAGGTCCGTGCCGGTACCGGGGAGCGCACGGGAGCACCCCGCGGGCCGTGCCGGTGGGGCGGGGGGGCGGTCAGCGCACACCGTGTCCCCATCCTGGTCAGGGTAGGGAGAAATCCgccagctctgtgtgcacagtTTGTTCCCGGGATTACTGAGGGCAGCAGGTGTCCCTCTGCGAGCTCTCCTTGGCTTGTAAACGCACCAAAAACAGGTTTGGAAGAGAAAGTTCAGCCTGCTTTGCACAGCGTGTGCTGCAGTACCGGGAGATGAGGCTCACGAGGCCAGAGcttctccttgctgctgctgagctctggcaggagcCCCTCAGCACCCAGCACTCGCCTGTTGTGGAGGATGTCAACAGGAAAGACACAGCCTGACTGAAAATACCAGTGGCACTCAGAGGTAGTGCTTGCACATCTCTTCCAGGACAGCATCTCATCAGTGCCGTTGCAGAACAGATGTTTGGATTCAAGACAACTTCATGGTGAGCAGGATAAAGGTTCCTTTTGACCCATTTGGCACGTGCCACCATGCTACCCTGCACAGAGCCTGAGCACTGAAACACCAAAAGCAATTTGGATGGTTTATTTGAGCTCAGACATTGCAGGAGAAGTGACTGACCTGGAGAGAAGCTGTACAAAGTATTTGCCCTGTCTTGTCCTCCTTAAGTGTTTGGTTTCCACCTGGTGCTTTGAACATaccagggagaggagggaagtCTGTTTTGTTTCAGTCCACATTGCCAGCAGTGTGATGCTGGTGCTGCACAAAGGCACCTCCCAGCTGGTCTCAGCAGTTGTTCTTCCTtggtgcagggagctgggccgTCAGCGCAGTGTCATTGAGCTGGACACCCCCGTGGTGACAGCAGAGCAGGTCCAGGCCCTGGAGGAGAGCGTGAACGAGAAAATCCGGGACAGGGTCCCTGTGACAGTGAGGGAACTGGCTGCCGATGACCCTGAAGTTGAAACAGTGAGTGGTGGGGGAGAACTGATGCTATTGATGGAATAACTGAGCACAGAGATGTCACCTGCTTTGTCACCCTTCTCCTCTGCCAGGTCAGGAGCCGGGGGCTGCCCGATGACCACGCGGGGCCCGTGCGGGTGGTGGACATCGAAGGCATCGACTCCAACCTGTGCTGTGGGACCCATGTGTCCAACCTGAGTGACCTCCAggtgggctgcagcagctgggctgcctCTGGGGGCCACGCTCCACATGAAGTACAGCCAGAGTCCCTGGGAtccacaggctgctccagacTGTGCTGATGGGGAAGgggtggcagagccccaggctgagggagccccaggagggtcACACACGGGCTGGGTGCCACAGGTGCTTTTGTTTCCTTGTCCAGAACTCAGCCCTGTGTACAGCAGTGGTGTTTCTGCACTGCCAGGGGTGTTGGCCATGTTCCCTCTGCTTAAAGCTCTGATATTTTTGAGCGTTCAGCATGGATGAGAGGTCTGTGCAGGGAAATGGTGATAAAATTCTAGACCTGCCTTTAAGTATTTGTACTTTCTCAGTCATTGGTTAGAGTTTCCCAGCAGATACATCCAGATGCCTTGTAGAGTACATCCCATGGCTAGAAGATTGCATAAATTCCATTGTACCACCATGCCTTTTTATTTATGTTGACCTTATGGCtgattttaataaatttatttttgctaGCAGAGAGTCAAAATTCACCACAGGGCATAATCTGACAGGAACTGACCACCTATGTGAATTACCAAAATGCTGTTCTGACCAGGTTGATTTTCTTTTGAAGGTTATTAAACTCCTTGGtgtggaaaaagggaaaaagaacaaaaccaacttGGTTTTCTTGGTGGGAAACAGAGTGCTGAAGTCAGTCGAACAGAGTCACAGTACTGAGAAGGCTctaacctccctgctcaagtaATCCCCTTTCCACTTTTGTTATTTCATCTTCACTCCTCCTCCTGAGAGATACCACATAAGCCTCAGGGTACATGTTGTGGGGCTGTGTGTGATG
The sequence above is a segment of the Agelaius phoeniceus isolate bAgePho1 chromosome 26, bAgePho1.hap1, whole genome shotgun sequence genome. Coding sequences within it:
- the LOC129130917 gene encoding alanyl-tRNA editing protein Aarsd1-like isoform X1; protein product: MVFRCQRDSWARQFTTRVVSCRAAELRPEGGGEPVHGFQVVLEDTILFPEGGGQPDDRGLIGDVPVLRVTRRGPEAVHFVPAALEPGAEVLLSLDWERRFDHMQQHSGQHLISAVAEQMFGFKTTSWELGRQRSVIELDTPVVTAEQVQALEESVNEKIRDRVPVTVRELAADDPEVETVRSRGLPDDHAGPVRVVDIEGIDSNLCCGTHVSNLSDLQVIKLLGVEKGKKNKTNLVFLVGNRVLKSVEQSHSTEKALTSLLKNGPGEHVEAVKRLQSSVKLLQKNNLNLLRDIAVLLARDFKSKPAPKQLFVLHRKEGDSEFMNIIANEIGTEETLLFLTVGDEKEAGLFLLAGPVEAVENLGPRVAELLGGKGAGKRGRFQGKAAKMSRRGEVQALLQEFISNQNPGA